A DNA window from Parabacteroides johnsonii DSM 18315 contains the following coding sequences:
- a CDS encoding META domain-containing protein, which yields MKKYIYLCLAVLSIGIFASCKVKKGVEATFSDLDGSWNIVELNGKALNPAETNQVIEFDVARHSLSGKAGCNRMMGQVEYSDAHKNIIKFPQVATTRMACPDMGGERELLQALDKVVRFEAEGDVKPVNKIALYGTDNTKLMVIEKK from the coding sequence ATGAAGAAGTATATATATCTTTGTCTTGCAGTGTTGAGCATCGGTATCTTTGCTTCCTGTAAAGTGAAAAAGGGTGTGGAGGCGACTTTCTCCGACTTGGATGGCAGTTGGAATATTGTTGAGTTGAACGGTAAGGCATTGAATCCTGCCGAAACGAATCAGGTCATCGAGTTTGACGTGGCGCGTCATTCCCTTTCCGGAAAAGCAGGGTGCAACCGGATGATGGGACAGGTTGAATACAGCGATGCTCACAAGAATATCATTAAATTCCCGCAGGTTGCGACAACGCGTATGGCTTGTCCGGATATGGGTGGTGAGCGTGAGTTGTTGCAGGCTTTGGACAAAGTCGTTCGCTTTGAAGCGGAAGGTGATGTGAAACCTGTCAATAAAATCGCTTTATATGGTACGGACAATACCAAATTGATGGTTATTGAAAAGAAATGA
- a CDS encoding META domain-containing protein, producing MKKAILTLLMIPAFVGMLFSCSEVKTDAKKLEGKWNIVEVKGEKILKEGLPNMEFDMKDNKVHGNAGCNIFNSTVVLDDQDISSITINPAATTMMACPDMETEDAILKAMGDVKGVKAGQSENEMLLVDTDGNVLMVLSKN from the coding sequence ATGAAAAAAGCTATTTTGACACTTTTGATGATTCCTGCTTTTGTCGGGATGTTGTTTTCTTGCTCTGAAGTCAAAACAGATGCAAAGAAGTTGGAAGGTAAATGGAATATTGTGGAAGTAAAAGGAGAAAAAATACTGAAAGAAGGTTTACCCAATATGGAGTTTGATATGAAAGATAATAAAGTTCACGGTAATGCCGGATGTAATATCTTTAATTCGACTGTCGTATTGGACGACCAGGATATTTCTTCCATCACGATCAATCCCGCAGCTACTACGATGATGGCTTGTCCGGATATGGAGACCGAAGATGCGATCCTGAAAGCTATGGGAGACGTGAAAGGTGTGAAGGCAGGCCAGTCCGAAAATGAAATGCTGCTGGTCGATACCGACGGTAATGTATTGATGGTTTTGTCAAAAAACTAA
- a CDS encoding M23 family metallopeptidase — protein sequence MNKSIALYLLLAGLLTGFSCTHTKQQPEEEGVDSEWLDSLQHVYQYGVCIDSLDVTEYKMKNGDNPAAIFSALGFSALKADSITKASIHVLDPTKLRAGMNYYTFTTQDSIADIRYIAFAKSLVDYAVIDLTGDSILAYEFNKPITIKRHYTEGTINSSLWNVIKASGADPLLAIKISDVYAWQIDFFDVKEGDSFQVLYDVAYIDDTTALNITSIKGAVFTHQGKDFTAIPFTQDSVFEYFDLEGNSLRKAFLKAPLDFFRITSRFTNARFHPILKRYRAHHGVDYAAPVGTEVKSIGAGTVIAKGYMGGGGHTLKVKHNSVYTTSYMHLSKYAKGIQVGSHVGQGQVIGYVGSTGLSTGPHLDFRVYKNGQPINPLQMEAPPSLPVKPELRDSFAIVKQTVLAELDSMRIKNNL from the coding sequence ATGAATAAGAGCATCGCCCTATATTTGTTACTCGCAGGACTGCTTACCGGCTTTTCCTGCACACATACGAAACAACAGCCTGAAGAAGAAGGAGTCGACAGCGAATGGTTGGACAGCCTGCAACACGTATATCAATATGGCGTCTGCATCGACTCGTTGGACGTGACGGAGTATAAGATGAAAAACGGCGATAATCCCGCCGCAATCTTTTCAGCCCTCGGTTTCTCCGCCCTGAAAGCGGATAGCATTACGAAAGCCTCCATCCATGTTCTGGACCCGACCAAACTCCGAGCGGGTATGAATTATTATACATTTACAACCCAAGACAGCATAGCCGATATCCGTTATATCGCTTTTGCCAAATCACTTGTCGATTATGCCGTCATCGACCTGACAGGTGATTCGATCCTGGCGTACGAATTCAACAAGCCTATTACCATCAAACGACATTACACAGAAGGGACGATCAATTCTTCCCTTTGGAATGTGATCAAGGCAAGCGGGGCGGACCCATTGCTGGCTATCAAAATTTCGGATGTATATGCCTGGCAGATCGACTTTTTCGACGTGAAGGAAGGGGACTCGTTCCAGGTGCTGTATGACGTTGCCTATATAGACGACACGACAGCCCTGAATATCACCTCCATCAAGGGAGCTGTCTTCACGCATCAGGGAAAAGATTTTACAGCCATACCTTTTACCCAGGATAGCGTTTTCGAATATTTCGACCTCGAGGGGAACAGTCTCCGAAAGGCTTTCCTGAAGGCTCCGTTGGATTTCTTCCGCATTACTTCGCGTTTCACGAACGCCCGCTTCCATCCGATCCTGAAACGCTATCGGGCACATCATGGAGTAGACTACGCGGCTCCCGTCGGGACGGAAGTCAAGAGTATCGGAGCCGGGACCGTCATCGCCAAAGGCTATATGGGCGGAGGAGGCCATACGTTGAAAGTGAAACATAACTCCGTATATACGACTTCCTACATGCACCTGAGCAAATATGCCAAAGGCATACAAGTCGGCAGCCATGTCGGACAGGGACAGGTCATCGGCTACGTCGGCTCGACAGGGCTTTCGACAGGACCTCACCTCGATTTCCGGGTATACAAGAATGGACAGCCGATCAATCCGCTACAGATGGAAGCTCCGCCTTCGCTGCCGGTCAAACCGGAACTGCGCGACAGCTTCGCCATCGTGAAACAGACGGTATTAGCGGAATTGGACAGCATGAGAATAAAAAACAACTTATAA